The genomic region TTCACCGGTGGACGGGACGTACGTACGCAACGCGCCCTGGCTGTCCGTGCCCACGACCAGCCGGTCCGAGAGCGACAGATAGCCGCTCTTCGCCACGATGCGGGGCGCGTTCCAGCGTCGGGTGCCGTCCTTGACGTCAAAGGCCCCGAGGCCGCCGCTCGCGGCGCCGAACACGAGGACGTCGCGCACCGGCAGCAGATACGGCGAGTAGATGTCCGCCGCGTTCTCCAGTGTCCAGAGGGTGGTCGGCCGGCCCACGGAGCCGGACACCCGGTCGACTCCGCCGTCCAGTTTCGCCATGGGGGTGCGCACCGCCGACGGAACGGCGAACGGGTCGTTCGTCGCGTCGGCGCGCGTGCCGAGCCACCACGCCGTCGTGCCGCCCCCGGCGGCGACCACCACACCCGCGGTGGAGAGCCCGGTGAGCAGCCGCCGCCGCGTCAACGGCCGTCTCCCGCCCGTCAGTTGCGCGGTGACCTCGGTGGTGAGCCGGTGGGCGCCGGTCTCCCGCTCCCTGATCGCGTCGGCGAGCCGCCCCCGGCTCCAGACCCGGACGGCACGCCTGGACACGGCCGCGGCCCGCGCGATCTGGGCGGGTACGGGACGCGCCGCCGGATCCTTCGCCAGACAGGGCTCGATGAGATCCCTCAACTGCGGCTCGACGCCGTCCAGTTGTGGCTCCCCGTGGACGACCTCGTACTGCACCACGGCCACATGGGAACCCTCGAACGTACGCTTTCCGGTGGCCGCGTACGCGAGCACCGCGCCCAGCGAGAACACGTCCGCGGCCGGGGTGACGCGCCGTCCGAGCGCCTGCTCCGGTGCGCCGTAGCCCGGAGTGAAGAGCGCCTGGCCGGTGGTGGTGAGGGTCAGCCCGTGTTCGGGACGGGCGATGCCGAAGTCGATGACGCGTGGCCCGTCCGAGGTGAGCACGATGTTCGGCGGCTTGAGATCACGGTGGACGAAGCCCGCCGCGTGGATGTCGGCGAGGGTGTGGGCGAGGGACGCGGCCAGGGCGCGCAGCGCGGGCTCGGTGAGCGGGCCGTACGCCTCGACCGCCTCGTCCAGGGTGAGACCGGCCAGGAACTCGCTGGCGATCCACGGGCGGGTGCCCTCGGTCCGCGCCTCCAGTACGGCCGCGACTCCCCCGCTGCGCACGGCCTGTGCGGCCCGCGCCTCGCGCACGAAGCGCCTGCCGAGATCGATGTCGTGGGCGAGTTCGGGCCGCAGCACCTTGACCGCCGCCAGGGTGCCGTCGCCGCCCTGGCCGATGTAGACCTTGCCCATCCCGCCTTCGCCGAGGACGCCGAGGAGCCGGTAGGGGCCGAGGCGGACCGGGTCCCCGGTGCCGAGAGGGTTCATCGGAGGTGTCCTTATCCGGGAGGGCGAGGCGGTCACCTGAGCGGGTAGGCGGCCAGCTGGTCCTTGTCCACAGCGAGGATCAGCCGCGCCTGCGCGAACTCGTAGAACTGCGTACCTGTCGTTCTGTACGTGAGTACGGGCGCGTGGTCCGCCAGACTCACCGCCCGCAGTTGCAGCCCGTTCTTGTAGTACGCGTGGCGGGTGCCGAGGACCGGTCGCCAGATGGTGTAGGCCTCGTCCGCCTCGTTTGTCGTCTCGGTCCACAGGACCTTGCCCCGTTCCGCGTCGACGGCCGTGAGCCCGATGCCCGACCCGACGGTGTACAGCACACCCTTGCTCAGCGTCGGCGGGCCGTAGATCTGCCCGAGCTCGGTGGCCCACGCCTGTGTTCCGTCACTCAGTCTCCGTGCCTGGAGCTGGGAACCACCGAGGTAGAGGTACTTGTCGTCCATGGCCAACTCGCTCCGGAGCGCCTCGGGGACGTTGACGTTGTACGGCATGTCCCACAGGGCCTCTCCGCTGCGGGTGTCACGTACGACGACGTCCGTCTGCTGCTCGGCGAGCACCTGGAAGGTCACCAGGTGGTCGCCGACGGCCTTCGCGGCGGGGAAGTTGAGCCGTCGGCTGTCGCTTGCCCGCCGCGGCAGCGGCTGCGTCCAGCGCGTCTTTCCGGTCCTGAGGTCGGCGGCGCGCAGGGTCCAGGTCTGTGAGGGCAGAAAGCCGTCGTCCCGCGCGACCTCTCCGTAGCCCGCCGCCACGTACGCGACACCGTCGGAGATGCGCAGGAGCTGGTTCGCCTTGATGGGGAACGTGGCGTCCGCGAGGCTGGTCGAGGTCGGCCCCGCGCGGTCCTGGCCCTCGTTCCAGACATCGATCGACATCGACTCCCCCTTCGCGGCGAAGTCATGGTCGAGCAGGTACAACCGCCCGTCCCGCACCGCCGCCTGCCACCAGTTGACCGAGGTGCGCACCTCCCGCTGCACCCGCCCGGTGGTCGGATCGAGGCGTTTGGCGGTCGTGTTCAACGGTAGCCAGATCGATCCGTCGGCCTGGTGGGGCTCGACCAGACCCCAGCCCAGCACGTCGAGGTCGTCGCCGTCGTGCTGCCACAGCGGATCGAGGTTGCGTGTCTGCTGGGTGACCTCGCTGACCGTGGCGGTGGCACGCCCTCGCTGCCACCACATGCCACCCGCGGCCGCGGTCACCGCGAGGGCCCCGACCGCGGTCAGGAGCCCGCGCCGCGAGGGGCCCGGCCCGGGCAGTGCGGTGACCGCGGAGGCGCTCGCCTCGACCGCCGGTGCGGCCAGCCGTTCGGGCACGATCCGCCACACGTCGGCGGCTCGCCGCCCGATCTGCGCGAGCAGGGCGTCGGGCAGGTGCTCGGCGAACTCGCCCGTCCCGTCGTGCAGTTGGGCCGTCAGTTCCGCGAGGCCCGGCCGCTTCTCCGGCTCCTTGGCCAGGCACCGGGCGAGCACGGGCACGAGCGGGGCCGGTACGCCGCGGAGGTCCGCGTCCGCGTACCGCACCCGGTACAGCAGATCCGCCGGCTGCCCGTGCCCGAACGGCGGGCGTGCGGTGGCCGCGTACACGAGCACCCCGGCGAGCGCGAAGACGTCACCGGCCGCGTCGTGCGCCTTCCCGGTCGCCTGCTCCGGGGACATGAACGCCGGTGTGCCGACCGAGGCACCGGTACGGGTGAGCCGGTCGTCGCCGATGGCCCGCGCGATCCCGAAGTCGATGACCTTCGGGCCGTAGGCGGTGACGAGGATGTTGGACGGCTTGAGGTCGCGGTGCACGACGTCCGACCGGTGCAGCTGGTCGAGCGCCGAACACAGGGCGGCGCCCAGCGCCCGCACCGACCTCTCGGGCAGCGGTCCCCCGCTCCGCACGGCCTCGTCGAGGGCCGGCCCGAGCACGAACTCGGTTGCCATCCACGGCGTTTCACCGAGCGGATCGGCCTCCATGACCCGGGCTCCGAACCGGTCTCCGATGACCCGGGCCGCGTCCACTTCGAGCCGGAACCGGGTACGGGCCGCCGGATCGGTGGCGATCCCGGCGTGCATGGTCTTGAGCGCGACCGTCCGGCCACCGGCGGTACGCGCCATGTACACGGTGCCCATGCCGCCGCTCCCGAGCCGGGCGACGAGCCGGTACGGGCCGAGGGTTGTCGGGTCGTCATGGGTGAGAGGAGTCGGCATCGGGCTCTTGTCGTCCGGGGCTGTGGAGGACCGCGGCCGGATACGGCGTTCCCGGCCGTGCCTACGCTGGCAACTGCACCTCGGCCGCCAGCACGGAGGCCGACTGATGAGCGACGGCGGCGACGATCCGGGCGGGCAACCAGCCGACGCCGAGCAACGAGTCGGCCCGCGAGCCGACCCCCGCCCCCGCGGGAACGGCCGTGGGGACATCGGGCGCCAACAACGCGATGATGTCAGAGAGTTGCGGGCGATGGGCCGGTTCGCGGGCCAAACACCATGTCACGAGCGAGCGCAGCAGGGCCGGTATCTCCTCCCGCTCCGGCGTCGTGGAGCCCGTGGCGGCGTACGCGAGCGTCGCACCCAGCGCGTACACGTCGCCCAGCGGAGACGGCTGTCCACCGGCGGCCTGCTCGGGCGCGAGGCTCCCGGCGTCGAGCCCCGGCACGTCCTGACGTGGGGCGCCGTCCGGCGCGGCGGCCCGGACCGCCCCGAAACAGCCGAGCCGGGGGCCGTCGGCGGCGAGCAGCACGGCGGCCGGGCAGAGCCCCGCGTGCGTCAGCTCCTGCCCGTGCAGCACGGCGAGTGTCTCGGCCAGCGCCACGGCGAGCGCTCGTACCGTCCGCTCGGGCAGGGGACCGCCGTTCACGGCGAGGGCGACGGGGAGCGGCAGCGCGGGCACATAGGGCCCGGCATGCCACGCCTCGCCGCCAGGGGCGGCGACTTCGGTTGCCGGAAGCACCCAGGGACCGAGGAGAAAGCGCGAGGCGTCGGCCTCGCGCATGAAACGCCGCGGGTCGGCCTTCGGCAGGGGTGTGCTCAGCAGTACGGTGCGGTCGCCGTCGGCGCTGCGGGCGATGAAGCGGCGCTCCGGGACGGGTGTGGGCCCGGAGGCTGTGGACCCGGAGGCGTCGGCGTCGAGGCGGGTGACGACCGTGTAGGGGCCGATCCGCCGTGTCGTGGTCATACGTCGGCCGCCTTCGCCTTCCGGGTGAGTACCGCCCGACTTCCAAGTAAGTGCCGCCCGACGTGTACACGACGTGACCGGTGCCGGTCAACGCCGTACGGATGCCGTTGGCTTCCGACCGGCTCTCGCGGCACGGCCACACGTCACCGGAAGCGCTGTCCGATTCGTTCAAGACCCCCGTCCGCCGCCCTCCCTACGGTTGCCCCATGACTCCACGATTCGACCTCATCGGCCTCGTCGTCTCCGACATGGCCGCCTCCCTGACCTTCTACCGCCGCCTGGGGCTCGAGTTTCCCGAGGGCTCCGAGAAGCAGCCGCACGTCGAGGCGGCCCTGCCCGGCGGCCTGCGCTTCGCCCTCGACACGGAGGACACGATCCGCTCCTTCCACCCCGACTGGCAGCCGCCGACGGGCGCGGGGAGGGTCGGACTGGCCTTCGTGTGCGACAGCCCCGCGGATGTCGACGCCACGTACGAGGACCTGGTGGCCGCCGGCTACGACTCCGAACTCAAGCCCTGGAACGCCGACTGGGGCATGCGCTACGCGGTGGTGAGGGACCCGGACGGCAACGGCGTGGACCTGTTCGCACCGCTGGGCGGCACGACGTAGGAAACGGGTGGGCCCTCAACGCCGCAGCAACTCCCCCAGCGGCGCCCCCGCCAACTCCCGTACGTCACGCGCCAAGTGGGCCTGGTCGGCGAAGCCGGCCCGCGCGGCGGTGTCCGCCGGCGGCACCCCGTCCCGCGCCAGCCCCAGGGCCCGTTGCAGCCGAAGCACCCGAGCCAGCGTCTTCGGCCCGTAGCCGAAGGCGTCCCGGGCCCGCCGGTGCAGCTGCCGTTCGCTCCACCCCACCGCGTCCGCGACCGAGGCGACGGAGTGTCCCGCGGACAGGCCCGCCACAGCGCTCCGCACCCACGGGTCCGGCGGGTCGACGTCGCCCGCCCGCGCCAGGGCCACCGCCTCCAGCGCGGCGGCGGGATCGGTGGCCGCGTCGACCCGCTCGGTCAGCCGCCGGACGTCCTCCGCGCTCCACAGATCCGCGAGGTCGACCCGCTGGTCGCGCAGTTCGTGCGCCGGCACGCCCAGGTAGGCGGGCGCGGTCCCCGGGAAGAACCGGACGCCCGCGAACCGGGTAACGGCGGACGCGTCGCTCACGTACGCACGGGTGTCGGGCCCCGCGACGAAGAGCCGCCCCTCGGTCCACAGCAGGTCCATGCACCCGTCGGGCAGCACCGGCGCCGAGTCGCCCGGCACGGCGGTACGGGTCCACACGACCGCACCCGTGAGCCGCGACGCCCATTCCCTGTAACGGGTCGGCGACACGTCCTCCACGTACGACCCAGCAGATCCAACAGATCCAACAGATCCAACAGGCCCAGCAGGCCCAGCAGGCCCAGTCACGGACAAAACGCTACGCCGCCCTCGTCCGGTGTTCCTGCGGGCTGACCCCGTAGACCCGCTTGAAGGCGCTGGACAGGGCGAACGCGCTGCCGTAGCCGACCTGGCGGGCGATCGCCTCCAGGGTGTCCCCGGTGCCGCGCAGCCGGTCGGCGGCGAGGGCGAGGCGCCAGCCGGTCAGGTATGTCATCGGGGGCTCGCCCACGAGTTCGCTGAAGCGGCGGGCGAGCGCGGCCCGTGAGACGCCGGCCTTCGCGGCGAGGGAGGCGACCGTCCAGGGGTGCGCCGGATCGTCCTGGAGGAGCCGCAGGACCCGGCCCACGACGGGGTCGGCGAGCGCCAGGTACCAGGCGGGCGCCGCGGCCTCCGGGCGGGAGAACCAGGCCCGCAGCGCGGCGATGACCAGCAGGTCGAGCAGCCGGTCGAGGACGACCTCCTGGCCGGGTTCGTCGCGCACGATCTCTTCCATGATCAGTGGGGTCAGCGGGCACGCCCACACGTCGGAGGTCAGGGTCAGGAGCGGCGGCAGGGCGTCCAGCAGCCGGCCGCTGATCTCGCCGTTCATCGGGTAGGTCCCGATCAGCATCACCATCGAGCCGTCGAGCCGCGCTCCCCAGGTGCGGACGCCCAGGTCCATCCTGCCCCGCAGCGAGCGTCCGTCGGGGTACGTGCACACCTGGCCGGGCAGGATCACCGCCTGGGGCGCGGTCGACGGATCGTCGGCGCAGGTGTACGGGGCGGGGCCGCGCGCGATGGCGAGGTCGCCGGCCCGCAGCAGTGCCGGCTCCCCCTCCTCGGGCGTGATCCAGGCATGCCCGCGCACCAGGAGCATGACGGTGAGCGGGGCACGGTCCTCGATGCGGAGGGACCAGGGTGGCTCGAAACACGCTCGGATCATGAAGGCGCCACGCGCGCGTGGACCTTCCAGAAGGCCTGCGAGTGCGTCCATGACTTCAGCGTAGACGCGCCCTTATGGGAACGAGAGCTTCAGCGATGTCCCCTCGCGACGCGGCGCCGTTGACTGGGCTCATGACGGAAAACACGCGGAACGAGACGGTGTTGGTGACGGGGGCCTCGGGCAAGACGGGGCGCCGGGTGGCGGAGGCCGCGAAGGCCGCCGGGTTCGGTGTACGGGCCGCTTCGCGCGGTGGCGAGGTGCGTTTCGACTGGTTCGACCGCTCGACCTGGGACGGGGCGTTGCGGGGCGCGGACGCGGCGTATCTGGCGTACACGCCGGACGTCGGCGCGCCGGGTGCCGCGGAGAACATCGACGCCATCGCGCGGCGGGCCCAGGAGCTCGGCGTCCGTCGTCTGGTGATGCTGTCGGCGCGCGGTGAACGGCAGGCGGAGCCGACCGAGCGGGCGCTGCGCGAGTCGGGTGCCCAGTGGACGGTCGTGCGGGCCGACTGGTTCTTCCAGAACTTCAGCGAGGGCCTGCTGCTGGAGGACGTACGGAGCGGTGAGTTCGTGTTCCCGGCGGGTGAGGTGAAGGTGCCGTTCATCGACACGCGGGACCTCGCGGACGTCGTCGTGAAGGCGCTGACGGACTCCTCGTACGCGGGACGGACCCTGGAGATCACGGGGGCGCGGCTGCTGTCCTTCCGGGAGGCCATGGCGGAGATCTCCGCGGCGGCGGGCCGGGACATCCGCTATCTGCCGGTGCCGACGAAGGAGTACGGGGCGATCCTGGCCGGGTTCGGGCTGCCGCCCGAGGAGGTCGCGTTCATGGAGGAGGTATTCGACGGGCTGCTCGACGGCAGCAACGCGCAGTCGACTGAGACCGTCCAGCAGGTTCTGGGGCGCGCGCCGCGCGATTTCACGGACTTCGCGCGGGAGCTCGCGGCGACCGGCGTGTGGAAGGTCTGACGGCCACCGGCGTACCCCCGAAAGTTCAAGAAGCGCCCCCTGGCGCCCCCGTCGCGGTCACAGCGGCGGGGGCTCGTCGCCGTTCTTGGGGGTGGTCTTCGCGTGGGTGCGCAGCCGGGCGGTCACGTCCTCCGGGGGCAGGAAGCGGGACCAGCGCTCCGGGAACTCGGAGGGCATGTCCGGGTCGTCGGGGTCGTCGTCGAGGTGGGCCCGGACGGCGGCCGCGCGGGCCACGACGTCGGCGGCCTGTTCCGCGCGCAGTCGCTCGTTGACGGCGCGTGCGGCAGCGGTGGCGGCGGCCGGCCAGACCCGGTCGATGGCCGCGTTGACGGCGGCGCCCACCAGCACCGCGAAGGCGGAGACGCCGATCCACAGCAGTACGGCGACGGGGGCGGCCAGGGAGCCGTAGATGCTGGGGCCCTCGACCGTGTTGGTGAGGTAGATGCGCAGCAGGAAGCTGCCCAGGACCCACATGGCGAGGGCCACCAGGGCGCCCGGCACGTCCTCGACCCAGGGGGAGCGCACCGGTACCGACACGTGGTACAGCGTCGTCAGGAAGGCGATGGACAGCACCATGACGACAGGCCAGTAGAGCCCCTGTACGACGGTCGCCGACCAGGGAACGATGTCCACCACGGCGTCCGGGCCCGCGACCACCAGCGGCATCACGATGGAACCGATGAGCAGTGCCGCGAGGAACAGCGCGAAGGCCACGAGCCGGGTCTTGACGATGCCGCGCACCCCGTCGAGGCCGTACATCACGGTGATGGTGTCTATGAAGACGTTCACCGCGCGCGAGCCCGACCACAGGGCGAAGAGGAAGCCGAGGGAGATGACGTCCGGGCGTCCGCCCTCCATGACGTCGTGGAGGACGGGCTCGGCGATCTGTGTGACGCCCTTGTCGGTGAGGATCGTGCGGGACGCCTCCAGGAGGTTGCTCTCCAGGCTGGCGATGGTGTCGGCGCCGGTCCAGTCGTCGACGTAGACCAGCAGTCCGAGCATGCTGAGCAGCAGCGGCGGCACGGACAGCAGGGTGAAGAACGCCGCCTCCGCCGCGAGTCCGAGGATCCGGTACTCGATGCAGGAGTTGACGGTGTCCTTGAGCAGCAGCCAGGTGGTCCTGCGCTTGGAGACGTTCCGGTAGAGGGCTCGGGCCCGATGGAGACGGCCGGAGGTCCTCTGAGGGGGTTCACTTGCGGGCTGCACGCCCTAAAGGTATCCGCCGCGGGAGGTTGCACTCATCCCCCGGTCCATGGGCCTCGGCAGCCGTGACCGGCGGCGGCAAGCGTCCCTTCCGGTTCCGTCATGCGGGGGAAAAGCGGAAGCAACCCGACAGAAATCGTAAAGATAAATCGAACCCGTTTTCTGTCATGCACCCGTTGGCTGAATTCCCTACCTTCCGGAAGCGGAACAGGCAACGACACATACACCGCCCATAAGGTGAGTTCCCCGGTCGCGCGGACGGACGGCAGGATCCAGGAACGCAATCGACGGAGCGGTGAGCGGCGAGAAAGAGCCATTGGCCGAAACGCCCTTGACCCGTTCATGAGCACGCGGAAACAATTCGGATTGCATTCCGCTGGGCACGTGGGGACGGCTCAGTAGCACCACGACACGGGGGACTAAGAAAGGCCTGGACCAGGGCCTGACACAGCCGCGATACCCGTGATCCGCGTGGGAACCACGCGGGTCATGCCGTGCTGCACTGCACCTTTCACGCGGCCACTTCACACACTTCCTGAAACAACCTCTTCTCGGGTGACCTTCCTTTCCACGAGCGCCATTCTTCCTTCCGGGCACGATTACCTCTTCCGGAACAAGCCTTTCTTCCGGCGCACCGGAATCACATCGGAATCACCCTGATTCACCCACGCATCACGCGTAGCCAATTCGGCCGTGGAATGAAACTGCGGGCGTGATTCCTTCGTATCCCCCACCGGAGCACGAATCGCTCCGAACGATACACAAGCAGCAGAAATGACCAGCAAGGAGATCAAGTGGTGGGAAATCCCGGAGAGGTCACGACCATCGATCCGGCCGGCTCCCCGGCCGGCCGCGACCCGGTGAGCGGCACCGAAAGCGTCCTCGCGGAGGTGCTCGCCGGTGTCGTCAAGGTCGAGCAGGTCCCCGTCGACAGTCACTTCTTCGACGACCTCGGGGCCAACTCCCTGGTGATGGCGCACTTCTGTGCCCGGGTCAGGAAGCACCCCGATCTGCCGGCCGTGTCGATGCGGGACGTCTACGGCCACCCGACGATACGCGACCTGGCGGCGGCGCTCGCCGAGGTCCCGGACGAGCCGTCGGCGCCCGCGCCCGCACCGGCCGAAGCGCCCCCACCGGGCAGCACCGCACGGTATGTCCTGTGCGGAACACTGCAGTTCCTCGTCTTCGCGGCGTACTGCCTCCTGTCCGGGCTCATCACCACGCGGGGGTACGAGTGGGTCTCGGCCGGGGACGGCGTGCTGGACATCTATCTGCGGTCGGCCGTCTTCGGCGGTGCCGTCTTCGTCGGTGTGTGCACGGTCCCGGTGGTGGCCAAGTGGGTGCTGATCGGCCGCTGGAAGGAGACCGAGTTCCCCGTCTGGAGCCTCGCGTACCTGCGCTTCTGGACCGTCAAGGCACTGCTGCACGCCAACCCGATGGTCATGTTCGCCGGCAACCCGCTCTACGTTCTCTATCTGCGGGCGCTCGGCGCGCGCATCGGCAAGAACGTCACGATCCTCTCCCACTCGGTCCCGGTCTGCACCGACCTGTTCACCGTCGGCGCGGGCACGGTGATCCGCAAGGACTCGTACTTCCTGTGCTACCAGGCGCACGCCGGGCGGATCCGCACCGGCCCGGTGACCCTGGGCCGGGACGTCTTCGTCGGCGAGAAGACCGTGCTCGACATCGGCACCTCCATGGGCGACGGTTCCCAGCTCGGCCACGCGTCCGCGCTGTACGGCGGCGCCGCGGTGCCGGACGGACAGCACTGGCACGGCTCACCGGCCCAGCGCACGGACGTGGACTACGTACGGGTCGCGCCGGCGGACTGCGGCACCGCGCGCCGGGTGGGCTACGGCCTGGCCACCGTGCTCCAGACACTGTTCCTCTACGTGCCGCTCCTCGTCGGGGGTACGTACATGCTGCTCACGGTGGCTCCCGCGCTCGACGTGCTGCTCGACCGGAACACGCGGCACATCACGTCGGCACGGTTCTACGCAGAGGCGCTCGGGCTGTCGCTCGCGCTCTTCCTGTGCTTCATCCTGATCGGCTTCGCCACCGTGTCCGTGGTGCCGCGGCTGCTGAACCGGCTCCTCGAACCGGACCGGGTCTATCCGCTCTACGGCTTCCACTACTCGGTGCAGCGTGCCGTCGCGCGCCTGACCAACGTGAAGTTCTTCAAGTGGCTGTGCGGGGACAGCTCGTACATCGTCCACTACCTGCGGGCCCTCGGCTACGACCTCTCGCACGTCGAGCAGACCGGCTCCAACTTCGGTACGGAGGTGGCGCACGAGACGCCGTATCTGGCCTCCGTCGGCAGCGGCACGATGGTCGCGGACGGGCTGTCGATCATGAACGCCGAGTTCTCCGGCACGTCGTTCCGCGTCTCGCGCGCGACGATCGGGCCGCGGAACTTCCTCGGGAACCACATCGCCTACCCCGCCGGGGGCCGCACCGGCGAGAACTGTCTGCTCGCGACGAAGGTCATGGTCCCGCTCGACGGCGAGATACGCGAGGGTGTCGGCCTGCTGGGCTCGCCGCCCTTCGAGATACCGCGGACCGTGGAGCGCGACACCCGCTTCGACCACCTCCGTGAGGGCGACGAACTGCGCCGCCGTCTCGCCGCGAAGAACCGCCACAACCTGCGCACCATGGGCCTGTTCCTGTTCATCCGGTGGCTGGACTGGTTCGCCATCACACTCCTCGGCTTCGCCGCCTTCGACCTGTACGGGGATCAAGGCGCCCTCGGCGGCCTGCTGGTCGGCGCGTCCCTGATCGTCGGCCTCGTGTTCACCACCGGCTACTACGTGCTGGTGGAGCGGCTGATCTGCCGGTTCCGTCCGCTGGAGCCGCGGCTGCACTCCATCTACGACCCGCTCTTCTGGAAGCAGGAGCGGCTGTGGAAGATCCCCGACCGGCACATCAGCGTCTACAACGGCACCCCGTTCAAGAACCTGGTCTGGCGGCTGCTCGGGGTCCGGATGGGACGCAGGGTCTTCGACGACGGCTGCTCCATCACCGAGCGGACGCTCACCGCCATCGGAAGCGACAGCACGCTCGGCGCGCACAGCAAGGTGCAGTCGCACTCGCAGGAGGACGGCACCTTCAAGTCCGACCACATCGAGATCGGCGACGGCGTCACGCTCGGCGTCGGCGCACTCGTCCACTACGGCGCGTCAATGGGGGATGCCGCCGTACTCGCTCCCGACTCCTTCCTGATGAAGGGCGAGGAAGTGCCGGCGGGGGCCCGCTGGGGCGGGAATCCGGCAGTCGCTCCGCGACACGCCTGAGGCTCCACGGCACAGAGGAAGAAAGACAACAGGGGGGAAGAAAGACCATGGACACGATCCCGAAGTGGACGTTCGATCCGGTGCCCGGCAACGCGGAGTACGAAGTGCCGCTGCCCGAGGGCCTGTTGAGGGAGCCCAGCGCTCTCCTGGCCGCACACGCCAGGGTCCTCGCCGCACTGTCCGGCGAGCGCGAGGTGACCGTCGGGTACGTGGCGGCGAAGGGCGAGCGGCCGAGGCCGTGCCCGCTGACCGTCGGTACCGGCTCCTGGCGTGACCTGCTGGAGCTCGCGCGTGCGGCCGAGGCGGACCTGGCCGCGGATGAGGCGGGGGACAAACGGGCCGCGGACGGGGCGGGGGACGAACCAGCCGGGTACGGGGCGGGGAGCGAACCGGCCGCGGACGGGGCAGGGAGCGAACCGGCCGCGGACGGGGCAGGGAACGAACCGGCCGCGTTCGAGACGGTGCTGGATCCGCACGGCGGCCGGGGCCCCGAGGACACCGTGCTGCACGTGTCGTTCGAGGACCGCACACTGCGCCTGCGCTACCGCACCGACGTCCTCGACGCCGACGCAGCCGCCCGAATCGCGGGCTACCACCTCACCGCGCTCTCCCTGCTCACCGCCGATCCGGACGCCGCACCCGGCCGGCAGAGTCTGCTGTCCGACGACGAACTCCTCTTCCAGCTCGACGGGCTGGCCGGACCGGACCGCGAGCTGCCGGACCGCCGGGTCCACGAGCTGTTCGAGGCAAGGGTGTCGGCGCATCCCGACGCCGTCGCGGCCGTGCGCGGCGACGAACGGTGGACGTACCGCGAGCTCAACTCCCGCGCGAACCAGCTCGGCCGGGCCCTGCTGACCCGCGGGCTGCGCCGCGAGGACGTCGTCGCCGTGGTCATGGAACGCGATCTGGACTGGATGGCCGCCGTCCTCGCCGTCCTCAAGGCGGGCGGCGTGTATCTGCCGATCGAGCCGCACTTCCCCGCCGAGCGCATCGCGGCCACCCTCGCGCGCGCCGGCTGCGAACTCGTCCTGACGGAACACGGCAGCACCACCACCCTGGACGAGGCGGCCACGGGCACCCGCACCCTGCACGTCGACACGGCCTACGCGGAGAACCACCCCGACAGCGACCTCGGCATCCCGGTCGCCGCCGGCCAACTCGCCTACATCTACTTCACCTCCGGCTCCACCGGCGAGCCCAAGGGCGCGATGTGCGAGCACGCGGGCTTCCTCAACCACGTCCACGCCAAGCTCGACGACCTGGGCGTCGGCGAGGGCCAGGTGGTCGCCCAGACCGCGCCCCAGTGCTTCGACATCTCGCTGTGGCAGCTGGTCTCCGCGCTCCTGGTCGGCGGCCGGACCCTGCTGGTCGAACAGGAGGTC from Streptomyces sp. NBC_00878 harbors:
- a CDS encoding serine/threonine-protein kinase translates to MNPLGTGDPVRLGPYRLLGVLGEGGMGKVYIGQGGDGTLAAVKVLRPELAHDIDLGRRFVREARAAQAVRSGGVAAVLEARTEGTRPWIASEFLAGLTLDEAVEAYGPLTEPALRALAASLAHTLADIHAAGFVHRDLKPPNIVLTSDGPRVIDFGIARPEHGLTLTTTGQALFTPGYGAPEQALGRRVTPAADVFSLGAVLAYAATGKRTFEGSHVAVVQYEVVHGEPQLDGVEPQLRDLIEPCLAKDPAARPVPAQIARAAAVSRRAVRVWSRGRLADAIRERETGAHRLTTEVTAQLTGGRRPLTRRRLLTGLSTAGVVVAAGGGTTAWWLGTRADATNDPFAVPSAVRTPMAKLDGGVDRVSGSVGRPTTLWTLENAADIYSPYLLPVRDVLVFGAASGGLGAFDVKDGTRRWNAPRIVAKSGYLSLSDRLVVGTDSQGALRTYVPSTGEPKWTCPGAEAALFLAADTEAVYFVTKDDRLRSVGRSDAKVRWTVTVPADFREKLVPRGATGRGRLVVATSDGNCLAVDTSSGRTAWSRVERVDEVNPRRPAVQGDTVYLNGRTLDALRLSDGERIWSARPDGGTDREWWGPATVSGGALYATEGLYPVRLDRRDGSQAWSGYPSATTAVYAGRVLPQGNAVWTFDRPIKQTDPMEIDAAQASDGSRKWRYEFPRTDDYRLTADGNRIFLLHDNKVIALTTF
- a CDS encoding protein kinase, producing the protein MPTPLTHDDPTTLGPYRLVARLGSGGMGTVYMARTAGGRTVALKTMHAGIATDPAARTRFRLEVDAARVIGDRFGARVMEADPLGETPWMATEFVLGPALDEAVRSGGPLPERSVRALGAALCSALDQLHRSDVVHRDLKPSNILVTAYGPKVIDFGIARAIGDDRLTRTGASVGTPAFMSPEQATGKAHDAAGDVFALAGVLVYAATARPPFGHGQPADLLYRVRYADADLRGVPAPLVPVLARCLAKEPEKRPGLAELTAQLHDGTGEFAEHLPDALLAQIGRRAADVWRIVPERLAAPAVEASASAVTALPGPGPSRRGLLTAVGALAVTAAAGGMWWQRGRATATVSEVTQQTRNLDPLWQHDGDDLDVLGWGLVEPHQADGSIWLPLNTTAKRLDPTTGRVQREVRTSVNWWQAAVRDGRLYLLDHDFAAKGESMSIDVWNEGQDRAGPTSTSLADATFPIKANQLLRISDGVAYVAAGYGEVARDDGFLPSQTWTLRAADLRTGKTRWTQPLPRRASDSRRLNFPAAKAVGDHLVTFQVLAEQQTDVVVRDTRSGEALWDMPYNVNVPEALRSELAMDDKYLYLGGSQLQARRLSDGTQAWATELGQIYGPPTLSKGVLYTVGSGIGLTAVDAERGKVLWTETTNEADEAYTIWRPVLGTRHAYYKNGLQLRAVSLADHAPVLTYRTTGTQFYEFAQARLILAVDKDQLAAYPLR
- a CDS encoding serine/threonine protein kinase, with the translated sequence MTTTRRIGPYTVVTRLDADASGSTASGPTPVPERRFIARSADGDRTVLLSTPLPKADPRRFMREADASRFLLGPWVLPATEVAAPGGEAWHAGPYVPALPLPVALAVNGGPLPERTVRALAVALAETLAVLHGQELTHAGLCPAAVLLAADGPRLGCFGAVRAAAPDGAPRQDVPGLDAGSLAPEQAAGGQPSPLGDVYALGATLAYAATGSTTPEREEIPALLRSLVTWCLAREPAHRPQLSDIIALLAPDVPTAVPAGAGVGSRADSLLGVGWLPARIVAAVAHQSASVLAAEVQLPA
- a CDS encoding VOC family protein gives rise to the protein MTPRFDLIGLVVSDMAASLTFYRRLGLEFPEGSEKQPHVEAALPGGLRFALDTEDTIRSFHPDWQPPTGAGRVGLAFVCDSPADVDATYEDLVAAGYDSELKPWNADWGMRYAVVRDPDGNGVDLFAPLGGTT
- a CDS encoding helix-turn-helix transcriptional regulator, which encodes MWTRTAVPGDSAPVLPDGCMDLLWTEGRLFVAGPDTRAYVSDASAVTRFAGVRFFPGTAPAYLGVPAHELRDQRVDLADLWSAEDVRRLTERVDAATDPAAALEAVALARAGDVDPPDPWVRSAVAGLSAGHSVASVADAVGWSERQLHRRARDAFGYGPKTLARVLRLQRALGLARDGVPPADTAARAGFADQAHLARDVRELAGAPLGELLRR